Proteins from a genomic interval of Sporolactobacillus sp. Y61:
- a CDS encoding AAA family ATPase, which translates to MSKILAIANQKGGVGKTTTAVNLSACLATLGCKVLLVDTDPQGNATSGSGVDKGEVDECVYDVLVEETEVAGVVKPSAIENMDVLPSAIQLAGAEIELVPTISREVRLKKALDKVKDTYDYIIIDCPPSLGLLTINALTASDAVIIPVQCEYYALEGLSQLLNTVRLVQKHLNHHLAIEGVLLTMLDARTNLGLQVIQEVKKYFQDHVFHTIIPRNVRLSEAPSHGKPIIIYDSRSRGAEVYLDFAKEVMTGD; encoded by the coding sequence GTGAGTAAAATTCTGGCTATTGCCAATCAAAAAGGCGGTGTCGGCAAAACCACTACGGCTGTTAATTTGAGCGCCTGTCTTGCGACACTTGGCTGTAAGGTCCTGCTTGTTGATACTGATCCTCAGGGAAATGCAACAAGCGGTTCGGGTGTGGACAAAGGGGAAGTGGATGAATGTGTCTATGATGTCCTTGTTGAAGAAACCGAAGTGGCGGGTGTTGTGAAGCCATCGGCCATTGAGAATATGGATGTACTTCCTTCAGCCATTCAGCTGGCCGGAGCAGAAATCGAACTTGTTCCGACCATTTCACGCGAAGTTCGGTTAAAAAAGGCGCTGGATAAAGTAAAAGATACATATGATTACATCATCATAGATTGCCCACCCTCTCTGGGTCTTTTGACCATTAATGCCCTGACTGCTTCGGACGCAGTCATCATACCGGTTCAGTGCGAATATTATGCGCTGGAAGGACTGAGTCAGCTGCTGAATACCGTACGGTTAGTACAGAAACATTTGAATCATCATCTGGCCATTGAAGGCGTCTTGCTGACTATGCTGGATGCCAGAACTAATCTGGGACTGCAGGTGATCCAGGAAGTGAAAAAGTACTTTCAGGATCATGTCTTTCACACAATTATCCCGCGTAATGTCCGCCTGAGTGAAGCGCCCAGTCATGGCAAGCCGATCATTATCTATGATTCCCGCTCAAGAGGTGCAGAGGTTTATCTTGATTTTGCAAAGGAAGTGATGACTGGTGACTAA
- a CDS encoding ParB/RepB/Spo0J family partition protein, which produces MTKALGKGLDAFFPTAFSGDLDNAVESVALEDLRPNPYQPRKQFDEAGLDELARSIRMHGIIQPLVVRKSIKGYDIVAGERRFRAAKRADLKKVPVVIKELSDNEMMQIALIENLQRENLNPIEEATAYKKLLDGLKLTQEELAKKLGKSRPHVANQLRLLQLDGKVQKLLEEGKLSMGHGRALVGLKDKKQLIPVVNKVLKEQLNVRQLEALIQKLNHHVSRETSKKKTWTMPPELKEKVDGIRERLGTSVKIKPARAGEKGKIELDYYSADDLYRLLELINHPS; this is translated from the coding sequence GTGACTAAAGCTTTGGGGAAAGGACTTGATGCCTTCTTCCCCACTGCATTTTCAGGTGATCTGGACAATGCAGTGGAAAGTGTTGCCCTGGAAGATCTCAGACCCAATCCATACCAGCCAAGAAAACAATTTGATGAGGCGGGACTGGATGAGCTCGCCCGGTCGATCAGAATGCATGGAATCATTCAGCCGCTTGTGGTCAGAAAAAGTATCAAAGGTTATGACATCGTTGCCGGAGAACGCCGCTTTCGCGCGGCAAAACGTGCAGACCTCAAGAAAGTTCCTGTCGTCATTAAAGAACTATCAGATAATGAGATGATGCAGATTGCCCTGATTGAAAATCTGCAGCGGGAAAATCTGAATCCAATTGAAGAAGCAACAGCGTACAAGAAACTGCTCGATGGATTGAAGCTGACACAGGAAGAACTGGCAAAAAAGCTGGGTAAAAGCAGACCGCATGTGGCCAACCAGCTGCGCCTGCTGCAACTGGATGGGAAAGTTCAGAAATTACTTGAGGAAGGAAAACTCTCCATGGGCCATGGCAGGGCACTTGTCGGTTTGAAAGATAAAAAGCAACTGATTCCGGTTGTCAATAAAGTCCTAAAAGAGCAATTAAATGTGCGTCAGCTTGAAGCACTGATTCAAAAACTCAATCATCATGTTTCACGTGAAACATCAAAGAAAAAAACATGGACCATGCCTCCGGAACTGAAAGAAAAGGTGGACGGAATTCGTGAACGACTGGGTACCTCGGTAAAAATAAAACCGGCAAGAGCAGGGGAAAAAGGAAAGATTGAACTGGACTACTACTCAGCAGACGATCTGTACCGCCTGCTGGAACTGATCAATCATCCCTCATAA
- the yyaC gene encoding spore protease YyaC, with amino-acid sequence MNLRTNSAFMKNRQEAFCYIHPDAHVSLVSAINRHLPKEADAYSIVIVCIGTDRSTGDALGPLVGMHLRQYTLNNTHIYGTLDQPVHAVNLQNTMEEVQAMHDHPFIIAVDACLGHRHHVGKVCVSEGPVRPGSGVNKKLPPVGDMNITGIVNLSGYMEYAVLQNTRLSLVMKLSRAISRSLYIALFSREKRSILTGRPFSDDSAHSL; translated from the coding sequence ATGAATCTGAGAACAAACAGCGCATTCATGAAAAACCGGCAGGAAGCTTTTTGTTATATCCATCCCGATGCCCATGTTTCTCTTGTCTCCGCCATAAACAGGCATCTGCCAAAAGAAGCGGACGCTTATTCTATTGTCATTGTCTGCATCGGGACGGACCGTTCAACAGGGGATGCTTTGGGACCGCTGGTGGGGATGCATCTCCGGCAATATACTCTGAATAATACACATATATATGGCACTCTCGATCAGCCGGTACACGCCGTCAATCTTCAGAATACCATGGAGGAGGTACAGGCGATGCATGATCATCCGTTTATCATCGCTGTCGATGCCTGCCTTGGCCACCGGCATCATGTAGGAAAAGTCTGTGTTTCTGAAGGACCTGTCAGACCCGGATCAGGAGTAAATAAGAAGCTTCCCCCCGTCGGCGATATGAATATCACCGGCATCGTCAACTTAAGCGGGTATATGGAGTATGCCGTTCTGCAAAACACACGACTCAGCCTCGTCATGAAACTTTCCAGGGCGATTAGTCGCAGTCTATATATTGCTCTCTTTTCCCGGGAAAAACGATCGATATTGACAGGCAGGCCGTTTTCCGATGATTCAGCACATTCCTTATGA
- a CDS encoding glycine--tRNA ligase — protein sequence MAESMEQVVKLAKQRGIIFPGSEIYGGLANTWDYGPIGVELKNNVKKAWWKKFVQESPYNVGLDAAILMNPKTWEASGHVKNFNDPMIDCKNCKSRFRADKLIEEYIPADKLPGPVDGLDFSTMERLIEEHSIKCPECGEHDFTQIRQFNLMFKTFQGVTETQKDEIFLRPETAQGIFVNFKNVQRTMRKKIPFGIGQVGKAFRNEITPGNFTFRTREFEQMELEFFCKPGDDKKWFQYWRTFGYEWVKSLNVSPDHLRLRDHEKEELPHYSNATTDIEYLFPFGWGELSSLSSRTDYDLRRHMDVSGEDLHYIDQNNNERYIPYVIEPSLGADRVTLAFLTEAYEEQEINDKESRTVLHFHPALAPYKAAVLPLSKKLGEKTRAIYQQLAKDFMVDYDETGSIGKRYRRQDEIGTPFCVTYDFDSQEDGKVTIRDRDTMEQVRLPIEDVASFISEKTAF from the coding sequence ATGGCAGAATCAATGGAGCAAGTCGTTAAGCTGGCGAAACAGCGAGGCATCATTTTTCCAGGATCTGAAATTTACGGGGGCCTGGCAAACACCTGGGACTACGGGCCGATTGGTGTGGAGCTGAAAAATAATGTAAAAAAGGCCTGGTGGAAAAAATTTGTACAGGAATCACCGTACAATGTTGGATTGGATGCCGCCATCCTGATGAATCCGAAAACGTGGGAAGCCTCAGGACATGTCAAAAACTTTAATGATCCAATGATTGACTGTAAGAATTGCAAATCCCGCTTCCGTGCGGATAAACTGATTGAAGAATATATTCCAGCCGATAAGCTGCCCGGACCGGTTGACGGACTGGATTTTTCAACCATGGAACGATTGATTGAAGAACACAGCATCAAGTGTCCGGAATGCGGAGAACATGATTTTACACAAATCCGGCAGTTTAATCTGATGTTTAAGACCTTTCAGGGGGTAACCGAAACACAAAAAGATGAAATTTTTCTTCGTCCGGAAACGGCTCAGGGTATCTTTGTGAATTTTAAAAACGTCCAGCGAACCATGAGGAAAAAGATACCGTTTGGGATCGGACAGGTCGGCAAGGCGTTCAGAAATGAAATCACACCGGGTAACTTTACGTTCAGAACGCGTGAGTTTGAACAGATGGAACTGGAATTTTTCTGCAAACCGGGTGATGATAAAAAATGGTTTCAATATTGGCGTACGTTTGGCTATGAATGGGTGAAATCACTGAATGTTTCACCGGATCACCTCAGGCTGCGTGATCATGAAAAAGAGGAACTGCCGCATTACAGTAATGCAACGACTGACATTGAATATCTCTTTCCGTTCGGTTGGGGAGAACTGTCGAGTCTGTCCTCACGCACGGATTATGACCTGCGCCGGCATATGGATGTTTCCGGAGAAGATCTTCATTACATTGACCAGAATAATAATGAAAGATACATTCCTTATGTCATTGAGCCTTCACTTGGTGCTGACCGTGTGACGCTGGCTTTCCTTACTGAGGCCTATGAGGAGCAGGAAATTAATGATAAGGAGAGCCGGACCGTTCTCCATTTTCATCCGGCACTGGCCCCTTATAAAGCAGCGGTTCTTCCTCTCTCGAAGAAGCTGGGTGAAAAAACCCGGGCCATTTATCAGCAGCTGGCGAAGGACTTCATGGTTGATTACGATGAGACAGGTTCGATCGGTAAAAGGTATCGCCGGCAGGATGAGATCGGAACACCGTTCTGCGTCACCTATGACTTTGATTCACAGGAGGACGGTAAAGTGACGATACGTGATCGTGACACAATGGAACAGGTGCGTCTGCCAATAGAAGATGTCGCCTCATTTATCAGTGAGAAAACAGCATTCTGA
- a CDS encoding DUF951 domain-containing protein has protein sequence MAKPRIAFDLNDIVEMKKVHPCGENRWKVIRMGADIRIKCLGCGHSVMMPRAEFQKKIKKVLEHGADENQKNADESSFL, from the coding sequence ATGGCCAAACCGAGGATAGCGTTCGATCTGAATGATATAGTTGAAATGAAGAAGGTACACCCTTGCGGAGAGAACCGATGGAAAGTCATCCGCATGGGTGCAGATATACGCATTAAATGCCTGGGGTGCGGGCACAGTGTGATGATGCCCAGAGCAGAGTTTCAGAAAAAGATTAAAAAAGTTTTGGAACACGGAGCCGATGAAAATCAGAAAAATGCAGATGAATCCTCATTTTTATGA
- the ychF gene encoding redox-regulated ATPase YchF yields the protein MSLTTGIVGLPNVGKSTLFNAITQAGAEMANYPFCTIEPNVGIVSVPDNRLDQLTEMYHPKRTVPTTFEFTDIAGLVKGASKGEGLGNQFLANIRQVDAISHVVRCFDDKNITHVTGKIDPIDDIETINLELILADLEQITKRLDRVQKLANQKEKQAIIELSALNKLKAAFDAGKPARHVDLTDEEEAAIKPFNLLTRKPVLYVANISEDDVAKPDENPHVRAVKDYAEKDGAEVIAISARIESEIAELDPDEKQAFLQDLGLKTSGLDRLIAKSYQLLGLATYFTAGEKEVRAWTFRRGTKAPQAAGIIHSDFERGFIRAEIVSYDDLISAGSETAAREQGHLRLEGKDYVMQDGDIVNFRFNV from the coding sequence ATGAGTTTGACAACAGGAATCGTCGGCCTGCCGAATGTTGGCAAATCAACATTGTTTAATGCCATTACACAGGCGGGTGCGGAGATGGCGAATTATCCATTTTGTACCATTGAACCGAATGTCGGGATTGTGAGTGTACCGGATAACCGGCTGGATCAGCTTACGGAAATGTATCATCCGAAACGTACAGTTCCAACAACATTTGAGTTTACTGATATTGCAGGGCTGGTGAAGGGTGCCAGCAAAGGTGAAGGACTCGGCAATCAGTTTCTGGCGAATATCCGTCAGGTTGATGCCATCTCTCACGTTGTTCGCTGCTTTGATGATAAAAATATTACACATGTAACCGGCAAGATCGATCCGATTGATGATATAGAAACAATCAATCTCGAATTAATTCTGGCGGATCTGGAACAGATTACTAAGCGTCTTGACCGGGTCCAGAAACTTGCAAATCAGAAAGAGAAGCAGGCGATCATTGAATTATCCGCTTTGAATAAGCTGAAAGCGGCTTTTGATGCGGGGAAGCCGGCCCGTCACGTTGATTTAACGGACGAAGAGGAAGCAGCTATTAAGCCATTTAACCTGCTGACCAGAAAACCTGTTCTGTATGTCGCAAATATCTCAGAAGACGATGTGGCGAAACCAGACGAGAATCCTCATGTCCGGGCAGTCAAAGATTATGCAGAAAAAGACGGTGCTGAAGTCATTGCTATTTCAGCCCGTATTGAATCGGAAATCGCCGAGCTGGATCCCGATGAAAAACAGGCTTTTCTTCAGGATCTGGGGCTTAAAACTTCCGGCCTTGACCGACTGATTGCGAAATCTTATCAGCTGCTGGGGCTGGCGACTTACTTTACAGCGGGCGAAAAGGAAGTACGTGCCTGGACGTTCAGAAGGGGAACAAAAGCGCCACAGGCCGCAGGAATCATTCATTCGGACTTTGAACGGGGATTTATCCGCGCGGAGATCGTTTCATATGATGATCTGATTTCAGCCGGATCGGAAACGGCAGCAAGAGAACAGGGACACCTGCGCCTGGAAGGCAAGGATTATGTGATGCAGGACGGCGATATCGTCAACTTCAGATTTAATGTCTGA
- a CDS encoding CadD family cadmium resistance transporter — protein MVMSTILSAVFSFIATSIDYVIILVVLFSEFKKKKGATRDIALGQYAGITVLLVVSVLAAFGLAYVPQRWVGLLGFVPMYLGLKVWFGGGEDDEGEEEEIIESSHRFSKLALSVTAISLAAGGDNLGVYIPLFTTLNLFDLVLTIVIYYLMAAVLLAFSRSLTAIRGVSETVEKYEKFIVPVVFVALGFMILFENGTLVL, from the coding sequence ATGGTGATGTCGACGATTCTGTCGGCCGTTTTTTCTTTTATCGCGACAAGCATCGATTACGTGATTATATTAGTCGTCCTTTTTTCGGAATTTAAGAAGAAAAAAGGCGCGACAAGAGACATCGCGCTCGGACAATATGCAGGAATTACTGTTTTACTTGTGGTCAGCGTGCTGGCGGCATTCGGCCTCGCTTATGTGCCGCAGCGATGGGTCGGCCTGCTCGGCTTCGTGCCGATGTATCTGGGGCTGAAAGTCTGGTTCGGCGGCGGGGAAGACGACGAAGGCGAAGAAGAGGAAATCATTGAATCAAGCCATAGATTCAGCAAACTGGCTCTGAGTGTTACCGCCATCTCACTGGCAGCGGGCGGCGATAATCTCGGGGTATATATTCCGCTATTTACCACTTTAAATTTGTTTGATCTCGTTCTTACTATTGTGATCTATTATCTGATGGCGGCAGTTCTGCTTGCCTTCAGCCGCAGCCTGACCGCGATCAGAGGCGTTTCAGAAACTGTTGAAAAATATGAAAAGTTCATCGTTCCGGTCGTTTTCGTCGCACTCGGGTTCATGATCCTGTTCGAAAACGGGACGCTCGTTCTCTGA
- a CDS encoding amino acid permease, producing MRKKKIGPILLSGLIIGPILGSGIIILPPLIFRTIGDYALVAWLLTMIVSFVFAAVFGRLYIRFPGDSGAAQAVEQALGKPFRNLGAMFLIIAVCLGPIAVLSTASDYLSLWTGKDSPFILLALLMLVYAAVSMSIASLGRLSLILSSSITLLLVSGALHSLLVARGRIDFSTPFQLPAFGYSLLLLFWCLVGWEVIGNYTGEVRQPKKTIHRAIIFSCLVIAVVSLTVAAAVQWVDPEKLHVPVSGKLDLILSSLFGSQAKPLIALITAALCLSTVIMVIGGVSRLIAAQADKGIFPAPLAYRNKKGVPVAALSVMFSVHLTVFLLAELRLITLVQIIAIANTFFLGNAFLGLVAAFRLLEEKWIRWSSVFLGIGLLSLLIFTAKWVLVAIVGMTVWTWLRTVHARHPASSIRKKEH from the coding sequence ATGCGGAAGAAAAAAATCGGCCCGATCCTGCTGAGCGGACTGATCATCGGTCCGATTCTCGGATCCGGCATCATCATTCTTCCACCGCTGATCTTCCGGACGATCGGAGATTACGCGCTCGTAGCCTGGCTTCTGACGATGATCGTCAGTTTTGTGTTTGCTGCCGTGTTTGGCAGATTGTACATTCGGTTTCCAGGTGATTCAGGGGCGGCGCAAGCCGTCGAACAGGCGCTCGGCAAACCGTTTCGAAATCTCGGCGCCATGTTTCTGATCATCGCGGTATGTCTTGGGCCGATTGCCGTGCTGAGCACCGCTTCCGATTATCTCAGCCTGTGGACTGGGAAAGACAGTCCCTTTATCTTATTGGCGTTGCTGATGCTTGTCTATGCGGCTGTTTCGATGAGCATCGCGTCGCTGGGCAGGCTTTCGCTGATCCTGTCCAGTTCGATTACTTTACTCCTCGTCAGCGGTGCCCTCCATTCCCTGCTTGTTGCCCGCGGACGCATCGACTTTTCGACGCCGTTCCAGCTGCCGGCTTTTGGCTACAGCCTGCTACTCCTGTTCTGGTGCCTTGTCGGATGGGAGGTTATCGGCAACTACACCGGAGAAGTCAGACAGCCGAAAAAAACGATTCACCGGGCAATTATATTTAGCTGTCTTGTTATCGCCGTTGTCTCGCTGACCGTCGCGGCGGCTGTGCAGTGGGTGGATCCGGAAAAGCTTCATGTCCCCGTCAGCGGAAAACTGGATCTCATTCTTAGCTCTCTTTTCGGCTCCCAGGCAAAACCGTTGATCGCCCTGATCACGGCCGCGTTATGTTTGAGCACCGTTATAATGGTCATCGGCGGCGTCTCCCGGCTTATCGCTGCTCAAGCCGACAAAGGTATCTTTCCGGCGCCTCTTGCTTATCGGAATAAAAAAGGTGTACCCGTTGCCGCGCTCAGCGTTATGTTCTCCGTCCACCTGACAGTTTTTCTGCTGGCCGAGTTGCGGCTGATCACCCTCGTTCAGATCATCGCCATCGCCAACACATTTTTTCTCGGCAATGCTTTTCTCGGCCTTGTGGCAGCTTTTCGCCTTCTGGAGGAAAAATGGATACGATGGAGCTCTGTTTTTCTTGGTATCGGCCTTCTGTCACTGCTGATCTTCACAGCTAAATGGGTGCTCGTCGCAATCGTCGGAATGACCGTCTGGACATGGCTTCGCACAGTACATGCCAGGCATCCTGCCTCTTCCATCCGGAAAAAAGAACATTAA
- a CDS encoding LysR family transcriptional regulator, with protein sequence MEIRQLQTFITVTDVRGFSRAADSLGYAQSSITAQIQGLEAEIGIPLFNRLGKKITLTEAGKRLLPYARQIVALHDSALAQTKESGIPSGKIVIGAPESLAAYRLPAVIDAYRRRYPHVKIILKPGMCQQLREEAKNGELDVAFLLQEEATFPDLHTEVLVREPMVLIAPPQHPLTKSARLRPADLQEEPILSTEPGCRYRELFESYMNRCGTPVRTDLEFWNIEAIKQCVMCGLGIAYLPYVTVKSEIRQNRLVVLPWQDDIVPVATQLVYHQSKWLSSALQAFLRMLRVNAQMWREEVADFDPTGSLSKGSG encoded by the coding sequence GTGGAGATACGCCAGCTGCAGACGTTTATCACGGTAACCGACGTCAGGGGATTCAGCCGGGCTGCCGACAGCCTTGGCTACGCACAGTCAAGCATAACGGCACAAATACAGGGGCTGGAAGCGGAGATCGGGATACCTTTGTTTAACCGGCTCGGTAAAAAAATTACACTGACTGAAGCAGGAAAGCGGCTGCTCCCTTATGCCCGCCAAATCGTTGCGCTGCACGATTCGGCTCTGGCACAGACAAAAGAAAGCGGCATTCCGTCCGGAAAGATCGTGATCGGAGCCCCGGAATCACTCGCTGCTTATCGACTGCCCGCGGTGATTGACGCGTACCGCAGGCGCTATCCCCATGTGAAAATCATTTTGAAGCCGGGGATGTGCCAGCAACTGAGAGAGGAAGCAAAAAATGGTGAACTGGATGTTGCCTTTCTCCTGCAGGAAGAAGCGACGTTTCCCGATCTTCACACGGAAGTGCTCGTTCGCGAACCGATGGTGCTGATTGCCCCGCCACAGCATCCGTTAACGAAATCGGCGCGGCTCCGGCCAGCCGATCTCCAGGAAGAGCCCATTCTTTCAACGGAGCCGGGTTGCCGCTATCGGGAGTTGTTTGAAAGTTACATGAACCGGTGCGGAACGCCTGTCAGGACCGATCTGGAATTCTGGAATATCGAAGCAATCAAACAGTGTGTCATGTGCGGACTCGGCATTGCGTACTTGCCCTATGTAACGGTGAAATCAGAAATCAGGCAAAACAGACTGGTCGTTCTGCCGTGGCAGGACGATATCGTTCCGGTTGCGACCCAGCTCGTCTATCATCAATCAAAGTGGCTGTCCTCTGCCCTGCAGGCGTTTCTCCGGATGCTGCGTGTAAATGCACAGATGTGGCGGGAAGAAGTTGCCGATTTCGATCCGACCGGTTCACTGAGTAAAGGCAGTGGCTGA
- a CDS encoding IS1380 family transposase codes for MSSVKESTFHFNKKIKASFSGGALSSDSGLLLYREFDEKTGLSELIQEKLYVNDPVTHARHTNPKVVIQKIYQHLAGYHTDDQADELGTDPIFTTLLEKKHLASQPRLSRFNQRVDADTVQSLEAVNQAYLDRLYALRPSQQVVLDVDSANFETAGHQEGTAYNAHYQDTGYHPLLLFDSLTGYCLKAELRSGNVYTSRGVVDFIRPVLAHYRSLNPGQDLAVRGDSGFAVPGLYSLCEEKEVFYAIRLKANPRLAEKAQRLVEARQKKHAMPVGSSVVFYREFQYQAASWDQARRVVVKLERPEGELFFQPTFIVTNMSLPAKRVIKFYQNRGTMENLIKEGKNGFAFDQLSSTRFEANAVKLQIRMLASNIEAGFRLLCLPKSAKKKRLCMDTVRLRLIKIAGRLVHSGRSLIFRLCSHCLYQKVFRQTLDQIHRLPALA; via the coding sequence ATGTCCAGTGTAAAGGAATCAACGTTCCACTTCAATAAAAAGATTAAGGCCAGTTTCTCAGGCGGCGCGCTTTCTTCTGATTCCGGCTTATTACTTTATCGAGAATTCGATGAAAAGACTGGCCTCAGTGAGTTGATCCAGGAAAAACTGTACGTGAACGATCCGGTCACTCATGCCAGGCACACCAACCCAAAGGTGGTGATTCAGAAAATCTATCAGCACCTGGCTGGCTATCACACCGACGACCAGGCCGATGAGTTGGGAACAGATCCCATATTCACGACCCTGCTTGAGAAGAAGCACCTGGCTTCCCAACCGCGGCTGTCCCGCTTTAATCAACGCGTGGATGCCGACACCGTTCAATCGCTGGAAGCCGTCAATCAAGCTTACCTGGATCGACTCTATGCCCTCAGGCCCAGTCAGCAGGTAGTGCTTGACGTGGATTCAGCCAATTTTGAGACCGCCGGGCATCAGGAAGGGACGGCCTACAATGCCCATTACCAGGACACCGGCTACCATCCGCTTCTCCTGTTTGACTCGCTGACCGGCTACTGCCTGAAAGCCGAACTACGTTCCGGCAATGTCTACACCTCCCGTGGTGTCGTCGATTTTATCCGTCCGGTGCTGGCACACTATCGCTCGCTCAATCCCGGACAGGATCTGGCCGTCCGGGGAGACAGTGGCTTCGCCGTTCCCGGGCTGTACAGCTTGTGTGAGGAAAAAGAGGTTTTTTACGCCATCCGTTTGAAGGCCAACCCCCGGTTGGCTGAAAAAGCACAGCGGCTTGTGGAAGCCCGTCAGAAAAAGCACGCCATGCCAGTCGGTTCTTCAGTCGTGTTTTATCGTGAATTTCAGTACCAGGCGGCTTCCTGGGATCAGGCCCGGCGAGTTGTTGTGAAACTGGAGCGCCCGGAAGGTGAGCTCTTTTTCCAGCCGACCTTTATTGTCACGAATATGAGCCTTCCCGCTAAACGCGTCATTAAATTCTATCAAAACCGGGGCACGATGGAAAACCTGATCAAGGAAGGCAAGAACGGTTTTGCCTTTGATCAGCTGAGCAGCACCCGTTTTGAAGCCAACGCGGTGAAACTGCAGATTCGTATGCTGGCAAGCAATATTGAAGCCGGGTTTCGCCTGCTCTGTCTGCCGAAATCCGCTAAAAAGAAGCGGCTTTGTATGGATACTGTGCGCCTTCGCCTGATCAAGATTGCCGGCAGGCTCGTTCATTCCGGCCGTTCGCTCATTTTCCGACTCTGCAGTCACTGTCTTTACCAAAAGGTCTTCCGGCAGACGCTGGATCAAATCCATCGGTTGCCGGCATTGGCATAG
- the ssb gene encoding single-stranded DNA-binding protein, whose amino-acid sequence MINRVVLVGRLTKTPELRYTPNGVAVTSFTLAVDRPFSNQQGEREADFIPVVVWRRQAENVANFLNKGSLAGVDGRIQTRNYENNEGRRVYVTEVVADSVQFLEPKGARHNGTNNGGNAAPAPTGDHNGYASQKQQARRPNENGNSDQNAPSFDDPFANDSKPINISDDDLPF is encoded by the coding sequence TTGATTAATCGGGTCGTGCTTGTCGGACGGCTTACCAAAACTCCGGAACTCCGTTATACACCAAATGGAGTGGCTGTAACAAGTTTTACCCTTGCTGTGGACCGTCCGTTTTCAAATCAGCAGGGTGAACGTGAAGCAGATTTTATTCCGGTAGTTGTCTGGCGCAGACAGGCAGAGAATGTGGCGAATTTCCTGAACAAGGGAAGTCTGGCTGGTGTCGACGGACGGATCCAGACACGCAATTATGAAAATAATGAAGGCCGGAGAGTATATGTGACCGAAGTCGTTGCCGACAGTGTTCAGTTTCTTGAACCCAAGGGTGCAAGACACAATGGTACTAATAACGGAGGGAATGCCGCTCCTGCCCCCACAGGAGATCATAACGGCTACGCCTCGCAGAAACAACAAGCGAGGCGCCCGAATGAAAATGGCAACAGTGATCAGAATGCCCCTTCTTTTGACGATCCCTTCGCAAATGACAGCAAACCAATCAATATATCGGATGATGATCTGCCGTTCTGA